The Leptospira saintgironsiae nucleotide sequence GAAGATACCTGCAAGTGTAATTCCCAAAATGAAGAATACACCAACCAAGTATGCAGACCAAGCCGGGTTAGAATGTCCACCTTCATGACGAAGTTCAGGATGTCCAAGACCGAAAGCTGCAAGACCAATGCTTGCTAAACCTACTAGAATCATTCCGACCAGGGCGTTTCTGGTTTTGGAATCCAACTTGAAGTTGATTAAGTTTTGTTCTACTTTAACTTCCATTATTTACCAGCCGTTCTGTCGTATTCTTGTAATTTACGAACATATAATATGATTTTCCAACGATCCTCAGGAAGAACTTGAGAAGCATAACTTTTCATAGCTCCTTTTCCTTCGGTGATGATATGATAGATCTGTCCGTCGGAATAACCTTTAGCGCTTGCAGATGTAAGTGCAGCCATTGGGCTTCCGTCAGCCTGAGCCATATTCAAACGTGGAGCAGGACCTACTACAGTCCCGTTTCCTTGTCCTCTAACACCGTGGCAAGGGCTACAATACGTTTGGTATTTGATCTCCCCTTTTTGAAGAGTAGCAAGATCACCTTTGATAGGATTCGCAAGTCCCTTGTTTGGTAGAGCATCCAGAGATTGTGTCCAACCTGCATACTCGTAAGGGAAATATCCCTGAGGAACTGCTCCTACAGGAGGAAGACGTAAGGAAGTATTGTTCGGAAAATTAGAGTCCGCTTCCTGAGCCTCTCTTGCTGGAGAGTCAGCCATATCCGGCATGTACTCCATAGGAGGAGTCTTAGACTCGCAGTTCCAAAGTAGGATACCTGCGAGAGAAAGAGCAAAAATTCTTTGCAGTGAAATCATCAAAATTCTCCTATTTCACCGTCTCGACATGTTTAGAGCCGAGGCCTTTGATAAAGTCAGTCACTGAACCTTCTGAATAATTTGCAGAGTTGGAAGGGATCCAAAGCGCGAATTTGTCGGTAGTGATGTCCGGATGTAAAACCTTACGACCGGTTCTTGGAAGTTTAGCCAGGAAGAACAAAGCTGCAGCTGTGGAAAGTCCAGCCATGAACACTGTAAACTCGAATGTGATCGGAATATAAGCAAACCAAGCGTTGAAACTTTTTCCGGAGATATTGATCGGCCAATCGTATTTATGAGTTAAATACTGCATGGAGAAACCAACAGTGCATCCAAAAATTCCCATGAAGAAGGTTACCCAAGGAAGTCCGGAACGTGGAAGACCCATTGCGTCATCCAGTCCGTGAACAGGATACGGAGTAAAACAATCGAAGTTGGTATAACCCTTATCTTTTGTTTTTTGAGCCGCGTCTATGATCTGAGCAGGAGTATCGAATAATCCGAAAACTCCATGCTCTGTTTCTTCGAAAGTATGGAATTGTTCTTTCTTAGGAGTATACATTAATGATGACCTCCATCTTTATGAGGCATTACTGTTTTCACTTCCGCGATTGCGATTACTGGAAGTAATCTACAGAAGAGAAGGAACATAGTGAAGAAGATACCGAAGGTTCCGAGTAACATCATGAAGTCGTAAACTGTTGGAATGTATTTATCCCAGCTGGAAGGTAAGAAGTCCGCGTGTAATGTCATTACGATCACGAAACGTTCGAACCACATTCCGATGTTTACGATGATGGAAACGATGAACATCACAGGAATGCTGTTTCTAAGTTTTTTAGACCAGAATACCTGAGGAGCGAACACGTTACAGCTGAACATGATGAAGTATGCCCATCCGTAAGGTCCGAATGCTCTGTTTACGAAGGTAAATCCTTCGTATTCGTTTCCGGAATACCAGGCCATGAAGAACTCAGTGGAGTAAGCAAGACCCACGATCAAACCTGTAACCATGATCACTTTGTTCATGTTTTCCAAGTGTTTCATGGTGATATAATCTTTCAGTTGGAAGACTTCCCTTGCGATTACCATCAGAGTAACCACCATCGCGAATCCGGAGAAAATCGCACCGGCAACGAAGTAAGGAGGGAAGATCGTAGTGTGCCATCCAGGAACGATGGAAACCGCGAAGTCGAAGGATACGATCGTGTGCACCGAAAGAACCAGAGGTGTAGACAATGCAGCGAGGATCATCGCAACAGTCTCTAAGTGAGACCATGCTTTGTTAGATCCAACCCATCCGAAGGAAAGAATATCATAAACTTTTCTACGAAGAGGTGTAGTAGCCCTGTCTCTCACGGCCGCGATATCCGGGATCAAACCGATATACCAGAAAACAAGTGAGATACTCAAGTAAGTGGAAACCGCGAAAGTATCCCAGATCAGAGGAGATCTGAAGTTCACCCAAAGAGGTCCTCTTTCATTCGGATACGGGAATAACCAGAACCCCATCCAAGGACGTCCAATGTGGATGATCAAAGTAGATGCAGCAGTTAATACCGCGAAGATGGTCATCGCTTCTGCAGCACGGTTAATACCAGTTCTCCACTCTTGGCGGAACAGATAAAGAACCGCAGAGATCAGAGTTCCAGCGTGACCGATACCGATCCAGAATACGAAGTTTACGATGAAAAATCCCCAACCTACAGGATTGTTAATCCCGAGGATATAAAGACCTTCGTATACCAAGTATCCGATGATACCTAAATCGATTACGGTAATGGTAAGAGCCAGAAGGAAAGCCTTCCACCACAGAGAAGTGGGGAAAGCTTCGACCGGCTTTAGGATATCCTCGGTAACGTCACGGACGGACTTGCCGCCAGTGACTAAGGGTTGGATATCCAGGGCTTCTTTGATTGCGTTAGGTATAGACATAGCGCTTTAATTACTCCGGATTAAGCTCTTACCCTGGTCAGATATGCGACCTGGGGACCGACATTTAAATACTCGAGAACTCGGAAAGATCTAGGATCCGCACTGAGTTTGGAAACCTTAGAAGTTTTATCGTTGGTATTACCGAAGCTGATCGCATCTGCTGCACAGCTTTGCTCGCAAGCACAACGAACTTCTCCGTCTTTAAGAGTTCTGCCTTCGTTCTTGGCATGGATTTTAGCCTCTGCGATTTTGTGAGCGCAGAAGTTACATTTTTCCATAACCCCTCTACCACGAACCGTAACTTCAGGATTGAGTCCGAGATATCTCGGAGTTCTGGATCCTTTTTCGGCTCCGGTATCGTTATACCAGTGTTGAGCCCAGTTATAACGGCGAACTTTGTAAGGACAGTTGTTAGAGCAGTAACGAGTTCCAACGCAACGGTTATAAACCATGTCGTTGATCCCTTCAGAACTATGAACAGTTGCCATAACTGGACAAACAGTCTCACAAGGAGCGTTATCGCACTGTTGGCACATCATAGGTTGGTGAGCGATCTGTAGATCTTCCGGTTTTTCAGGATCACCGATATAGTAACGGTCAATACGAAGCCAATGCATCTCGCGACCCACTCTAACTTCGTCTCTTCCTACTACCGGAATATTGTTCTCTACTTGGCAAGCGATGACGCAAGAACCGCAACCGGTACAAGCAGTCAAATCGATAGCCATACCCCATTTATAACCAGGGTATTCATGCACCGGATTTGCTCCGGTCGCGTAGACCATCTTACCGTCTTTTTTGATTTTAGGAATTTCGGATTCTTTAACTCCGGAAGCTGGATTCTTTTTCCATTCTTCCAAAGAAGTAGATTGAACCAAAGGACGATCTTCGTATCCGAAACCTGGAGATAAAACGTGGTGATGCTGGGTACAAGCAAGCTTGTAGGTTTTTCCAGTCTTCTCTAGAGATATTACAGAAATTCCGGAGAACACTCCGTCTTCTGCCAGAACGTATGCGTTCTTACCTACTTCGTTACCTACTTTACCAGCTGCAGTTCTACCGTAACCAACCGCAATCCCGATCGTATCCTTATGCACTCCAGGTTGAACCTGAGCAGGAAGTTCGATAGAACCTTTGGTAGTTTTAACGGAAACTACATCGTTGGATTGGATCCCTTTCTCTTTTGCTAACGCAGGAGAAATAACAACGTAGTTGTCCCAAGTAACCTTGGTAACAGGATCCGGAAGTTCTTGTAATAGAGAGTTATTGGCTGCTCTACCATCTCCGATGGAGCTTGTCTCATAAAGAGCTAAACGGATTCCAGCTGGATAACCTGCAGGCTTTTTCAGGGCTGCTTTGTTGAAGCCGCGAGTAGCACTTGCAGTTTTTCTGCGGTCCTTAGCTTTTACAGTAGTTCCAACTCTGAGAAGATCTTCCCATTTTTGTTTGGAACCAAGTTTTTTGGTCCAAGAGTTCTTTACGAATTCGTAAAATGATTTTTCTCCACCAAGAGATCCACCTGCGAAAGCGATCAAACTGTCCTCGAAAGAACGAGTGTTGAATAAAGGACGGATCGCAGGTTGTTGGATAGAGAATATTCCCTTAGTTCCTTCTGAATCTCCCCAAGACTCTAAGAAATGAGTAGTGGAAGCCAGATAGTTAGAAGCAAGTGCAGTCTCATCTGCTCTGTCTGCAAGACTTACAGTCAATGCAGCTCTATGAAGAAGGTCCTTCCAAGAATCACCAGCTTGGTAAACCAAGTTAGTATCGTAGAGGAATAGAACTCCTACTTTAGTTTGTTTTAATGCTTCAGTAAGTTTGTTTAAATTACCTGAATAATCAGCTAAACCTTCTTTTTTAGGAGAAGCGTAATCAACAGTCTTACCGTCGTTGTCTAAGGTAGAGTTTAAGAAGTTCACAATGATCTGAAGATCAACAGCTTCTTTGGTAGAAGCAGAAAGACCACCCGCAACAACGAGAGATCTACCTTTGTTTGCCCAAAGAGCTTTTGCTGTTTTACGGATACCTTCTGCACTAACTCCAAGATCTCCCGCGAGGCTTTCTACAGTAGAAGCTCCGGTAACATCTTTGGTGTTTGCCCCTAATTCGCCAAGACCTGCAGCAATTGCAAGAGCCAGTTTGGTCTGGTCGCCAGGACGAATAGGAAGTCTAAGATCTGCGTTAGATCCAGACATAGTAGGAATGGATTCAGCAGCGATGAAGTAATTAAGATCTTTTGCTCCATCTCTTAGGTTTCTGCGTTTAGCAAAATCCTTTTGGTGTTCTTCAGGAGACAACCATCCACCCATAAAATCGCAATCGATGGACAGAATAGTGTTCGCCAATTCGAAATTATAGTTAGGAACAAGTGCCTTTCCATAAGAAGCAGCCTGAGCTTTGGAGATCGCATCTTCTGGAGAAGTGATAGATATCTCTAAATGTTGTCCCCCACCTACTGCTTTTAAGAAGTCAGCGATGATCGCCTTGGTGGAAGGAGAATCAAGAGGTCTTGTTACAATTACAGTGTTACCTTTGTTCTTAGAAAGAGCTTCCTGAACTTTGGAATCCAAAGCGGCCCATTGGATATTCTCCACTTTTCCGCCGGAAACTGCCGCAGGACCTTGTGCTCTATCTGGATCATATAGATCAAAAATAGCAGCTTGTCCGGAAGCGCCAAGAGCACCTTGAGATACAGGGTGATCTTCGTTTCCTTCTAATTTTAGAGGACGGCCATCTTTAGATCTTACTAAGTAACCGGTTCCGTTGAATGCGGTAGCGTAGTAGTATGCTTGTCCGTGTTTTACGAAATCGAAAGTACCTTCGTCAGTTTTCAGATCCACATAAGGAACGATTTTTTCGACAGGCTTGCGTACACAATTTAAGGAAGTCATTGCGACTCCCGCACCCATCAATTTAAGGAAGGTCTTACGATCAAATTCCCCTGACTTAATCCTTGCGATGACTGGATCCGGAGAAGTGAAAAATTCAGAGCGCGCTAGATCCTTCGTTTCTTTTTCGTTATCTTTCAGTTCGAGGGAGAGCCAGTGAGCTTTCTTTTCTTTCTGGAAATTCTTTTTATCCATCTGTTATGCTATCTCCTGATTATCTGTGACAGGTGGAACAGTCGGTAGGAGCGTTATTCTCCCGGTGGCAGTTGATACAGTATCCCATGTTAAGGGATGCTACCTGCTTGACCTTGACCATTTCAGCTACATTGCCGTGGCATTGCGAACAATCCACGCCTCTTGAGATATGGCGAGAGTGATTGAACTGAACATGATCCGGAAGGTCATGGATTTTCACCCACTCGATCGGTTTCTTGTTCGTGTAACTTTCGCTCAAAAATTTTATATCTGGGCTGTTCTTTGCAACAAGCGAGTGACAGTTCATACAAGTTGAAGTATTAGGAACCGTTGCGTGCGCGCTTGTTTCTACACCAGTGTGACAATAACGACAATCTATCTTATTATCACCTGCGTGAATCTTGTGGTTAAAAGGTATAGGCTGATCCGGAGAGTAGCCTACATATTTGGAGGGAGAAAAAATCAGGTAAGCCACTGCTGCAATAGCAATAAGCGGAACCGAAAGTTTCAAAGCTTTCTTATTCATTCGTGAGAAGTCCCGTGGGTTCCAAAATAAGGTTTGGGAACAAGGATTTTGGCTTCGGTTAAAATTGCAAGTAAACGCGTAAAAACGCGATTGGTTTGGCGATTTCTTGCATTTTTATATGAGACTTAGTATCAATTAAATGGATACTATTTTTACTTAATAAGGTCTATTTTAGAAGATAAAAGATCTCGAATACAAAACTAAGTTTATGATAGATATGATCAGAACGATCGTTCTTAACGATAATAAAATTCCTGGCTTTTACTTTCTCATATCATTAAAATATGAATTCAAAAATCTAATTTGGAAAGAATGATGCACCGCGCACTGATCTTATTTCTGGGAATTCCCTTCGCTTTCCTAATAACAATCTCCACTATCGCGAAAGGCCAGACAAAAAAACTTAAAGTAACAAGCTTCAATTCATACTTTTTATATGATGAGATAGGAGACTCACATAAATTCCCTAAAGATAGAAAACATAGAACAGAAGAAGATTTTAATAAGATCAAAAAGATAATTCTCTCAAATCATCCAGACATAATTGGATTCCAAGAAATAGAAAATGAAACCGCACTTCATCATATTACAATAAATGAATATGAATGCACAGCTACAGTTACTCCAGGTTACTCTCAAGAATTAGGGCTTTGTTGGAAGAAGGAACTGGGCAAACCGGTTATTAGTGAATTGGAACAACTTTCTATTCGTCCAGGCCTCAGAAAAGGGTTACTCGCAGAATTCACGATCGATGGCAAAAAAATTTCGGTTGTAGTAGTTCATTTAAAAGCGGGCCATTCTCCAAAAGATAAGAAGGAAAGAAAGGAGCAGATACTTGCACTTAAGGATATCCTACCCTCTTTAGGTAAATTTGTTCTATTAGGAGATTTTAATGAGGTTTTGGAAAGAAGAGTAGATCTTTTGAAAATCCTGCAGAGAAATCTAAAACTTAAGGTAGCGAATTATAAACAAAGATCAGACTGCTGGCAACATACTGATGGTTTTATAGATTATCTGATCACGAATATGGATTGGCAGCAAGGAAGTTTTGTCCAAACCAAGTTTGAATCTGATGATGGTAATTTCGATGGGAATCCAAGCGCAGAAAAAGGTCTTTCCGATCATTGCCCAGTGAGTGCGGAACTGTTGCTGGATAGATAGGGATCTCAAAACCTTCTCAGTAGCAGAATCAAAGTTCCCTTTTCAAAACTTCTATATCTGAATTCAATTCTTGTATAGAAGACTTCATCTTTCCGTTATAAATTCCACGCAATCTAAGCTGAGGATCTAAAAGATATACATGGTCCGAGTGAAGAAAATCATTTTCTGTTAACTTCTTCTTAGCGTCCTCTTTTGGGATGGCTGTGTCCGCATTAAATGAATCTCTTGCCAAAGCATAAATTTCTTTTTGGTTTCCAGTCAGAAGTTTCCATTTTTCGTAGCGGATCTTTC carries:
- a CDS encoding endonuclease/exonuclease/phosphatase family protein is translated as MMHRALILFLGIPFAFLITISTIAKGQTKKLKVTSFNSYFLYDEIGDSHKFPKDRKHRTEEDFNKIKKIILSNHPDIIGFQEIENETALHHITINEYECTATVTPGYSQELGLCWKKELGKPVISELEQLSIRPGLRKGLLAEFTIDGKKISVVVVHLKAGHSPKDKKERKEQILALKDILPSLGKFVLLGDFNEVLERRVDLLKILQRNLKLKVANYKQRSDCWQHTDGFIDYLITNMDWQQGSFVQTKFESDDGNFDGNPSAEKGLSDHCPVSAELLLDR
- a CDS encoding c-type cytochrome, whose translation is MISLQRIFALSLAGILLWNCESKTPPMEYMPDMADSPAREAQEADSNFPNNTSLRLPPVGAVPQGYFPYEYAGWTQSLDALPNKGLANPIKGDLATLQKGEIKYQTYCSPCHGVRGQGNGTVVGPAPRLNMAQADGSPMAALTSASAKGYSDGQIYHIITEGKGAMKSYASQVLPEDRWKIILYVRKLQEYDRTAGK
- a CDS encoding cytochrome c3 family protein — translated: MNKKALKLSVPLIAIAAVAYLIFSPSKYVGYSPDQPIPFNHKIHAGDNKIDCRYCHTGVETSAHATVPNTSTCMNCHSLVAKNSPDIKFLSESYTNKKPIEWVKIHDLPDHVQFNHSRHISRGVDCSQCHGNVAEMVKVKQVASLNMGYCINCHRENNAPTDCSTCHR
- a CDS encoding DUF3341 domain-containing protein, whose amino-acid sequence is MYTPKKEQFHTFEETEHGVFGLFDTPAQIIDAAQKTKDKGYTNFDCFTPYPVHGLDDAMGLPRSGLPWVTFFMGIFGCTVGFSMQYLTHKYDWPINISGKSFNAWFAYIPITFEFTVFMAGLSTAAALFFLAKLPRTGRKVLHPDITTDKFALWIPSNSANYSEGSVTDFIKGLGSKHVETVK
- a CDS encoding TAT-variant-translocated molybdopterin oxidoreductase, whose protein sequence is MDKKNFQKEKKAHWLSLELKDNEKETKDLARSEFFTSPDPVIARIKSGEFDRKTFLKLMGAGVAMTSLNCVRKPVEKIVPYVDLKTDEGTFDFVKHGQAYYYATAFNGTGYLVRSKDGRPLKLEGNEDHPVSQGALGASGQAAIFDLYDPDRAQGPAAVSGGKVENIQWAALDSKVQEALSKNKGNTVIVTRPLDSPSTKAIIADFLKAVGGGQHLEISITSPEDAISKAQAASYGKALVPNYNFELANTILSIDCDFMGGWLSPEEHQKDFAKRRNLRDGAKDLNYFIAAESIPTMSGSNADLRLPIRPGDQTKLALAIAAGLGELGANTKDVTGASTVESLAGDLGVSAEGIRKTAKALWANKGRSLVVAGGLSASTKEAVDLQIIVNFLNSTLDNDGKTVDYASPKKEGLADYSGNLNKLTEALKQTKVGVLFLYDTNLVYQAGDSWKDLLHRAALTVSLADRADETALASNYLASTTHFLESWGDSEGTKGIFSIQQPAIRPLFNTRSFEDSLIAFAGGSLGGEKSFYEFVKNSWTKKLGSKQKWEDLLRVGTTVKAKDRRKTASATRGFNKAALKKPAGYPAGIRLALYETSSIGDGRAANNSLLQELPDPVTKVTWDNYVVISPALAKEKGIQSNDVVSVKTTKGSIELPAQVQPGVHKDTIGIAVGYGRTAAGKVGNEVGKNAYVLAEDGVFSGISVISLEKTGKTYKLACTQHHHVLSPGFGYEDRPLVQSTSLEEWKKNPASGVKESEIPKIKKDGKMVYATGANPVHEYPGYKWGMAIDLTACTGCGSCVIACQVENNIPVVGRDEVRVGREMHWLRIDRYYIGDPEKPEDLQIAHQPMMCQQCDNAPCETVCPVMATVHSSEGINDMVYNRCVGTRYCSNNCPYKVRRYNWAQHWYNDTGAEKGSRTPRYLGLNPEVTVRGRGVMEKCNFCAHKIAEAKIHAKNEGRTLKDGEVRCACEQSCAADAISFGNTNDKTSKVSKLSADPRSFRVLEYLNVGPQVAYLTRVRA
- the nrfD gene encoding NrfD/PsrC family molybdoenzyme membrane anchor subunit gives rise to the protein MPNAIKEALDIQPLVTGGKSVRDVTEDILKPVEAFPTSLWWKAFLLALTITVIDLGIIGYLVYEGLYILGINNPVGWGFFIVNFVFWIGIGHAGTLISAVLYLFRQEWRTGINRAAEAMTIFAVLTAASTLIIHIGRPWMGFWLFPYPNERGPLWVNFRSPLIWDTFAVSTYLSISLVFWYIGLIPDIAAVRDRATTPLRRKVYDILSFGWVGSNKAWSHLETVAMILAALSTPLVLSVHTIVSFDFAVSIVPGWHTTIFPPYFVAGAIFSGFAMVVTLMVIAREVFQLKDYITMKHLENMNKVIMVTGLIVGLAYSTEFFMAWYSGNEYEGFTFVNRAFGPYGWAYFIMFSCNVFAPQVFWSKKLRNSIPVMFIVSIIVNIGMWFERFVIVMTLHADFLPSSWDKYIPTVYDFMMLLGTFGIFFTMFLLFCRLLPVIAIAEVKTVMPHKDGGHH